One segment of Triticum aestivum cultivar Chinese Spring chromosome 2A, IWGSC CS RefSeq v2.1, whole genome shotgun sequence DNA contains the following:
- the LOC123189124 gene encoding putative protein TPRXL — MEEKAAETVAAPAAAVAVDQEVAYCSEHPYPPGAAAAAGVAAGSGICAFCLQEKLGMLVSSSKSSPFHPPPSSVTPTTPPPNRLATENLYPSTASAMAIPPHKGKTSSSAPAPVASGLRRSKSVAPRPEEPQLSSGITSDGPRKKSFWSFLYPSSSSSGHRSGSSSLASGEGTASARRKSVSVASATSASLGRRLEAIEEPESPGRRSEGSSSSSFGRKVARSRSVGCGSRSFSGDFLERLSTGFGDCALRRVESHREPKPKGSALGHLGGARDAGDGDEDYEYTQQHRIKCAGFFGGIGAAPPASSSYWLSAPSGGSSASAGGNTRVSGTRSHRGWAWALASPMRALRPTSSTSSKTIMSASATAGGSAVATS, encoded by the coding sequence ATGGAGGAGAAAGCGGCGGAGACGGTGGCGGCcccggcggcggcggttgcggtGGATCAAGAAGTGGCCTACTGCAGCGAGCACCCCTACCCGCCCGGCGCCGCGGCGGCCGCGGGGGTGGCTGCCGGCAGTGGCATCTGCGCCTTCTGCCTGCAGGAGAAGCTTGGCATGCTGgtctcctcctccaagtccagcccCTTCCACCCGCCGCCTTCCTCCGTCACGCCGACCACCCCTCCGCCCAACAGGCTCGCCACCGAAAATCTTTATCCTTCCACCGCCTCTGCCATGGCGATCCCGCCGCACAAGGGCAAGACATCTTCCTCGGCGCCCGCCCCGGTGGCCAGCGGGCTCAGGAGGAGCAAGTCCGTGGCGCCGCGGCCGGAAGAGCCGCAGCTGTCGTCCGGGATCACCTCTGACGGCCCCCGCAAGAAGAGCTTCTGGTCTTTCCtctacccctcctcctcctccagcggcCACCGGAGCGGGTCGTCGTCTCTGGCCAGTGGGGAGGGCACCGCGTCCGCGAGGAGGAAGTCGGTGTCGGTGGCTTCGGCGACGTCGGCGTCGCTGGGGCGGAGGCTGGAGGCGATAGAGGAGCCTGAGAGCCCGGGCCGCCGCAGCGAGGGGTCGTCGTCCTCGTCGTTCGGGAGAAAGGTGGCGCGGTCGCGCTCCGTGGGCTGCGGCAGCCGCAGCTTCTCGGGGGACTTCTTGGAGCGCCTCTCCACCGGCTTCGGCGACTGCGCGCTCCGGCGCGTCGAGTCCCACCGCGAGCCCAAGCCCAAGGGAAGCGCGCTCGGCCACCTTGGCGGCGCCCGcgacgccggcgacggcgacgaggattaCGAGTACACGCAGCAGCACAGGATCAAGTGCGCCGGGTTCTTCGGCGGCATCGGCGCCGCGCCCCCGGCCTCATCCTCCTACTGGCTCTCCGCGCCCAGTGGCGGGAGCAGCGCCAGCGCCGGCGGCAACACGAGGGTTTCTGGCACGCGGAGCCACCGGGGCTGGGCGTGGGCGCTGGCGAGCCCCATGAGGGCGCTGAGGCCGACGAGCTCCACGTCCAGCAAAACCATCATGTCGGCATCCGCGACGGCAGGTGGATCGGCGGTGGCGACGAGTTAG